The stretch of DNA CCAGGATGAAACCTTTACGGAATTGCCGTTTTCTCATCGTTTGCAGGTCCTTTTTGACGAAGCAGAGTATGTAGCGTCAGTGGTCCATGCTAAGGTGCTAGGGACAGAGCATGTCCTCTATGCGATTTTGCATGATGGCAATGCCTTGGCGACTCGTATCTTGGAGAGAGCTGGTTTTTCTTATGAAGACAAGAAAGATCAGGTCAAGATTGCTGCCCTACGTCGAAATCTAGAAGAACGAGCAGGTTGGACTCGTGAAGACCTCAAGGCTCTACGCCAACGCCATCGTACAGTAGCTGACAAGCAAAATTCTATGGCTAATATGATGGGTATGCCCCAGACTCCGAGCGGAGGTCTCGAGGACTATACGCATGATTTGACAGAGCAAGCGCGTTCTGGCAAGTTAGAACCAGTCATCGGTCGGGACAAGGAAATCTCGCGTATGATTCAAATTTTGAGTCGTAAGACCAAGAACAATCCTGTCTTGGTTGGGGATGCTGGTGTCGGGAAAACTGCTCTGGCGCTTGGTCTTGCCCAGCGTATTGCTAGTGGTGATGTACCTGCGGAAATGGCTAAGATGCGCGTGTTAGAGCTTGATTTGATGAATGTCGTTGCAGGGACACGCTTCCGTGGTGACTTTGAAGAGCGCATGAATAATATCATCAAGGATATTGAAGAAGATGGCCAAGTAATCCTCTTTATCGATGAACTCCACACCATCATGGGTTCTGGTAGTGGAATTGACTCAACTCTGGATGCGGCCAATATCTTGAAACCAGCCTTGGCGCGTGGAACTTTGAGAACGGTTGGTGCGACTACTCAGGAAGAATATCAAAAACATATCGAAAAAGATGCGGCCCTTTCTCGTCGTTTCGCGAAAGTGACGATTGAAGAGCCAAGTGTTGCAGACAGCATGATCATTTTGCAAGGTTTGAAGGCGACTTATGAGAAGCACCATCGTGTGCAAATCACAGATGAAGCGGTTGAAACAGCTGTCAAGATGGCCCATCGTTACTTGACTAGTCGTCACTTGCCAGACTCTGCTATCGATCTCTTAGATGAGGCGGCAGCAACAGTGCAAAATAAGGTAAAGCATGTAAAATCAGACGATTCAGGTTTGAGTCCAGCTGACAAGGCCTTAATGGATGGTAAGTGGAAACAAGCTACTCAACTAATTGCTAAAGAAGAGGAAGTGCCTGTCTATAAAGACTTGGTGACAGAGTCTGATATTTTGACCACCTTGAGTCGTTTGTCAGGTATCCCTGTTCAAAAATTGACACAAACAGATGCTAAGAAATACTTGAACTTGGAAACAGAACTCCATAAACGTGTCATCGGTCAAGATCAAGCTGTTTCAAGCATTAGCCGTGCCATTCGCCGCAACCAGTCAGGGATTCGCAGTCACAAGCGTCCGATTGGTTCCTTTATGTTCCTAGGGCCTACAGGTGTCGGTAAGACCGAATTAGCCAAGGCTTTGGCAGAAGTTCTCTTTGATGACGAATCAGCCCTTATCCGCTTTGATATGAGTGAGTATATGGAGAAATTTGCAGCCAGTCGTCTCAACGGAGCTCCTCCAGGCTATGTGGGTTACGAAGAAGGTGGGGAGCTGACCGAGAAGGTTCGCAACAAACCATACTCTGTTCTCCTCTTTGACGAGGTAGAGAAGGCCCATCCAGACATCTTTAATGTTCTCTTGCAGGTCTTGGATGATGGTGTCTTGACAGATAGTAAAGGTCGCAAGGTTGACTTCTCAAACACCATTATTATCATGACGTCAAACTTGGGTGCGACAGCCCTTCGTGATGATAAAACAGTCGGCTTTGGGGCTAAGGATATTCGTTTTGACCAGGAAAATATGGAAAAACGCATGTTTGAAGAGCTGAAAAAGGCTTATAGACCGGAATTCATCAACCGTATTGATGAAAAGGTGGTCTTCCATAGCTTGTCTAGCGACCATATGCAGGAAGTAGTGAAGATTATGGTTAAACCTTTAGTGGCAAGTTTGGCTGAAAAAGGTATTGACTTGAAATTACAAACTTCAGCACTGAAATTGTTGGCAAATCAAGGATATGACCCAGAGATGGGAGCTCGTCCACTTCGCAGAACCCTGCAAACAGAAGTGGAGGATAAGTTGGCAGAACTTCTTCTCAAGGGAGAATTAGTGGCAGGTAGTACACTTAAGATTGGTGTCAAAGCAGGCCAGTTAAAATTTGATATTGCATAAAAAAGAGAATCAGGAGCAATCTTGATTCTTTTTTTGCAATCTTTTTATAAAAAATGATAAAAAACTATTGACAAAACAAAAATATAGTTTATAATAAAAACATAGATAATAAAAATATCAAAAAATATAAAAAGGTGATGCGTTTATGAAAAGAAAACAGCAGTGGTATTTGGAACCTTTGCTCCGCTTCATCAAGGCCATATCGATCTGATCCAGCGAGCGAAACGTCAGTGTGACCAGGTCTGGGTAGTCGTTTCAGGCTACGAGGGAGACCGAGGGGAGCAGGTAGGCTTAACGCTTCAAAAACGATTTCGCTATATCCGAGAGGCTTTTCGGGATGACGAGTTAACCTCTGTCTGCAAGCTGGATGAGACTAACCTTCCCCGTTATCCTATAGGCTGGCAGGAGTGGTTGGACCAGATGTTAGCGGAGATT from Streptococcus mitis encodes:
- a CDS encoding ATP-dependent Clp protease ATP-binding subunit; translated protein: MNYSKALNECIESAYMVAGHFGARYLESWHLLIAMSNHSYSVAGATLNDYPYEMDRLEEVALELTETDYSQDETFTELPFSHRLQVLFDEAEYVASVVHAKVLGTEHVLYAILHDGNALATRILERAGFSYEDKKDQVKIAALRRNLEERAGWTREDLKALRQRHRTVADKQNSMANMMGMPQTPSGGLEDYTHDLTEQARSGKLEPVIGRDKEISRMIQILSRKTKNNPVLVGDAGVGKTALALGLAQRIASGDVPAEMAKMRVLELDLMNVVAGTRFRGDFEERMNNIIKDIEEDGQVILFIDELHTIMGSGSGIDSTLDAANILKPALARGTLRTVGATTQEEYQKHIEKDAALSRRFAKVTIEEPSVADSMIILQGLKATYEKHHRVQITDEAVETAVKMAHRYLTSRHLPDSAIDLLDEAAATVQNKVKHVKSDDSGLSPADKALMDGKWKQATQLIAKEEEVPVYKDLVTESDILTTLSRLSGIPVQKLTQTDAKKYLNLETELHKRVIGQDQAVSSISRAIRRNQSGIRSHKRPIGSFMFLGPTGVGKTELAKALAEVLFDDESALIRFDMSEYMEKFAASRLNGAPPGYVGYEEGGELTEKVRNKPYSVLLFDEVEKAHPDIFNVLLQVLDDGVLTDSKGRKVDFSNTIIIMTSNLGATALRDDKTVGFGAKDIRFDQENMEKRMFEELKKAYRPEFINRIDEKVVFHSLSSDHMQEVVKIMVKPLVASLAEKGIDLKLQTSALKLLANQGYDPEMGARPLRRTLQTEVEDKLAELLLKGELVAGSTLKIGVKAGQLKFDIA